A genomic stretch from Mus pahari chromosome 6, PAHARI_EIJ_v1.1, whole genome shotgun sequence includes:
- the Aunip gene encoding aurora kinase A and ninein-interacting protein, translated as MMQFARTWLVFGSQTHLIKLDTKMLTLLPGERKPNIPFTQRRSTRQTSIASFVTLQPGMANGGNQKNIFSLKENQIKKEYKRTQLDCLAQGSEDGGLVSPLVTSTPADIQEAGHSQSAQISGCRSLETSSLPMMSLPQPDVLMGTGESKGPLDSSFTQFMEHSCLLDQREAKRKGEGLRGSKTDCPGMGSHIRAPGSKCHQALDKAEVGKREPAKENRPAPVLLQTRRSGACGRKQTLLVTKSPCPLSVFPRDSERSDRDSWSQLFTEDSQGQQVIAHNTKMPFRDVTNARNQGSGQFPDGPQAQGHDGPAQLHLQSHLLFTQDSEGNRVIRH; from the exons atgatgcaGTTTGCAAGAACATGGCTGGTATTTGGCTCACAG aCACATTTAATCAAACTAGACACCAAAATGCTGACATTGCTTCCTGGAGAGAGGAAACCTAATATTCCTTTTACCCAAAGAAGAAGCACTCGACAGACCAGCATTGCATCTTTTGTCACGTTACAACCAG GAATGGCAAATGGTGGTAACCAGAAGAACATTTTCTCTCTCAAAGAAAATCAGAtcaaaaaagaatacaagagaacCCAGCTAGACTGTTTGGCCCAGGGATCAGAGGATGGCGGCTTGGTATCACCTTTGGTCACTTCAACTCCTGCAGACATCCAGGAAGCTGGGCATTCTCAGTCTGCCCAGATTTCAGGCTGCAGGAGTTTGGAAACTTCATCGTTGCCTATGATGTCTTTGCCCCAGCCTGATGTCCTGATGGGCACTGGAGAGAGTAAAGGCCCCCTGGATTCTTCCTTTACCCAATTCATGGAACATTCTTGTTTGCTGGACCAAAGAGAGGccaagaggaaaggggaagggctTCGTGGATCTAAGACAGACTGTCCAGGGATGGGAAGCCACATCAGAGCACCCGGGAGTAAATGCCATCAGGCCTTGGACAAAGCCGAagtggggaagagggagcctGCCAAGGAAAACAGGCCGGCCCCTGTGCTTCTTCAGACCCGTAGATCTGGGGCCTGCGGTAGGAAACAAACACTATTGGTGACAAAAAGCCCTTGTCCtctttctgtatttcccaggGACAGTGAAAGGAGTGACAGGGACTCCTGGAGTCAGCTTTTCACTGAGGATTCCCAAGGCCAGCAAGTCATTGCCCATAACACTAAAATGCCTTTCCGAGATGTAACCAATGCTAGGAATCAAGGCTCAGGGCAGTTTCCTGACGGCCCACAGGCTCAGGGCCACGATGGGCCTGCTCAGTTACATCTGCAGTCACACCTGCTCTTTACCCAGGACTCTGAAGGTAATCGGGTTATCAGGCACTAG
- the Paqr7 gene encoding membrane progestin receptor alpha: MAMAVAQKFSHLLSSLWHVGQKPLQPEPVFTVDRAQVPPLFWKPYIYAGYRPLHQNWCFYFRTLFQQHNEAVNVWTHLLAALALLLRLIGLVGSVDFWDDPHVLPLFFIVLASFTYLSFSALAHLLQAKSEFWHYSFFFLDYVGVAVYQFGSALAHFYYAIEPSWHDKVQAIFLPTAAFLAWLSCAGSCYNKYSQKPGLLGRIFQEAPSALAYALDISPVVHRIIVSPLPAEEDPALLYHKCQVVFFLLAAAFFSTVMPESWFPGSCHIFGQGHQVFHVFLVLCTLAQLEAVTLDYQVRRDIYEPLHARWPHNFSGLFLLTVASSSLTALLLSQLVRRRLHQKTK; this comes from the coding sequence ATGGCGATGGCAGTAGCCCAGAAGTTCAGCCACCTGCTGTCCAGCCTGTGGCACGTGGGCCAGAAGCCTCTGCAACCAGAACCCGTGTTTACAGTGGACCGGGCCCAGGTGCCGCCACTCTTCTGGAAGCCGTACATCTATGCTGGCTACCGGCCGCTGCATCAGAACTGGTGTTTCTACTTCCGCACACTCTTCCAGCAGCACAACGAGGCTGTGAACGTGTGGACCCACCTCCTGGCCGCCCTAGCTCTGCTGCTGCGGCTGATCGGCTTGGTGGGGAGTGTGGACTTCTGGGATGACCCTCACGTGCTGCCCCTCTTCTTCATCGTCCTGGCTTCCTTCACCTACCTCTCCTTCAGTGCCCTGGCTCACCTCCTGCAGGCCAAGTCGGAGTTCTGGCATTACAGCTTCTTCTTCTTGGACTATGTGGGTGTGGCCGTGTACCAGTTTGGCAGTGCCCTGGCACACTTCTACTATGCCATAGAGCCGTCCTGGCATGACAAGGTACAGGCTATTTTCCTGCCCACGGCTGCCTTTCTGGCCTGGCTTTCCTGCGCTGGCTCCTGCTACAACAAGTACAGTCAGAAGCCAGGTCTGCTGGGGCGCATTTTCCAGGAGGCGCCCTCTGCGCTGGCCTATGCGCTGGACATCAGCCCCGTGGTGCACCGCATCATAGTGTCTCCCCTCCCTGCCGAGGAGGATCCCGCTCTTCTCTATCACAAATGCCAAGTGGTTTTCTTCCTTCTAGCTGCTGCGTTTTTCTCCACGGTTATGCCTGAGAGTTGGTTCCCCGGCAGCTGCCACATCTTTGGGCAGGGACACCAAGTTTTCCATGTCTTTTTGGTGCTGTGCACTCTGGCCCAGCTAGAGGCGGTGACTCTGGACTATCAGGTCCGGAGGGACATCTACGAGCCTCTGCACGCCCGTTGGCCCCACAACTTCTCTGGCCTCTTCCTGCTCACTGTGGCCAGCAGCAGCCTCACCGCGCTCCTCCTCAGCCAGCTGGTGCGGCGCAGACTCCATCAGAAGACCAAGTGA